From Brachionichthys hirsutus isolate HB-005 chromosome 7, CSIRO-AGI_Bhir_v1, whole genome shotgun sequence, the proteins below share one genomic window:
- the LOC137895648 gene encoding serum response factor-like gives MLPSRIGSASSGNGSASGRGTTGHGSGFVGSGIRPVLIRAGQDLPGVGTGRPGPRDAVAMLGANGPGGPRGARPGNGTGLNPLQSGGIVLAHGARFDPDRDRDREAATLCSGSDNDSDSGDEDEPVGDSRRGVKRERELEAAVTGQEAGGPPGGYGMVPGGVAGAKPGKKTRGRVKIKMEFIDNKLRRYTTFSKRKTGIMKKAYELSTLTGTQVLLLVASETGHVYTFATRKLQPMITSETGKALIQTCLNSPDSPPRSDPSMDQRMSATGFEETDLTYQVSESESMGETKDTLKPTFTVASLPGAASSAQPTAPTASTTMQVSSGPSFPITNYLAPVSAGGNISANGTVLKTAGASAGVMQLPSGFTFMPAGTPTIPLSQLQQHSLALQGQHGQALAAQPQQGHQAVFRFPAAVSLTGAGVTQQLQAIQVQPPPNSDGSPELSLSSTNSTASLPATIVTSSVPTSVAGHMMYPPPHTVMYASTPSLADGGLAVLNAFSQGTSAMQAQDAGAVPQVFLTAPPGTVQIPVSAVQLHPMVIGQQSSGSSNLTELQVVNLDAAHNSK, from the exons ATGTTACCGAGTCGGATCGGTTCGGCATCATCTGGGAACGGATCCGCTTCAGGTAGAGGCACGACGGGACACGGATCGGGGTTCGTCGGCAGCGGGATTCGTCCTGTTCTGATCAGAGCAGGGCAAGACTTACCGGGAGTCGGTACCGGGCGACCGGGGCCAAGAGACGCTGTCGCGATGCTGGGGGCTAATGGTCCAGGGGGTCCGAGAGGCGCGAGACCGGGGAACGGGACCGGGCTGAACCCGTTACAGAGCGGCGGGATCGTGTTGGCTCACGGAGCCCGGTTCGacccggaccgggaccgggaccgggaggCGGCTACTCTGTGCAGCGGCTCTGACAACGACTCCGACTCCGGGGACGAGGACGAGCCGGTGGGGGACAGCAGGAGAGGCGTGAAGCGGGAGAGGGAGCTGGAGGCGGCGGTGACCGGCCAGGAGGCGGGGGGCCCCCCCGGGGGCTACGGCATGGTGCCCGGCGGGGTCGCGGGGGCGAAGCCCGGGAAGAAGACGCGCGGGCGCGTCAAGATCAAGATGGAGTTTATTGACAACAAGTTGAGGCGCTACACGACGTTCAGCAAGAGGAAGACGGGCATCATGAAGAAg gcGTACGAGCTCTCCACCCTGACGGGGACGCAGGTTCTGCTGCTCGTGGCCAGTGAAACGGGCCACGTCTACACCTTCGCCACCCGCAAACTCCAGCCCATGATCACCAGCGAAACGGGCAAAGCCCTGATCCAAACGTGCCTCAACTCGCCCGACTCGCCGCCGCGCTCGGACCCCTCGATGGACCAGCGGATGAGCGCCACGGGCTTCGAGGAGACGGATCTCACCTACCAGGTGTCTGAATCGGAGAGCATGGGCGAGACAAAG GACACTCTGAAGCCGACGTTCACGGTGGCCAGCCTGCCCGGCGCCGCCAGCAGCGCCCAGCCCACGGCCCCCACCGCCTCCACCACCATGCAGGTGAGCAGCGGGCCGTCCTTTCCCATCACCAACTACCTGGCGCCCGTCTCGGCCGGCGGCAACATCAGCGCCAACGGTACCGTCCTGAAGACGGCCGGAGCGTCGGCCGGGGTCATGCAGCTGCCCAGCGGCTTCACCTTCATGCCCG caggcaCCCCCACCATTCCTCTgagccagctgcagcagcactctCTGGCCCTCCAGGGGCAGCACGGCCAGGCCTTGGCGGCGCAGCCGCAGCAGGGGCATCAAGCCGTCTTCCGCTTCCCTGCTGCTGTCTCCCTcacag GGGCGGGGGTGACCCAGCAGCTCCAGGCCATCCaggtccagcccccccccaacagcgaCGGCAGCCCGGAGCTCTCCCTCTCGTCGACGAACTCCACTG CGAGTCTCCCAGCAACCATCGTCACGTCGTCGGTGCCGACGTCTGTGGCGGGTCACAtgatgtacccccccccccacacggtCATGTACGCGTCCACGCCGTCCCTGGCCGACGGCGGGCTGGCGGTGCTCAACGCCTTCTCCCAGGGCACCTCGGCCATGCAGGCGCAAGACGCCG gtgCCGTCCCGCAGGTGTTCCTCACGGCACCCCCCGGCACGGTGCAGATTCCCGTCTCAGCGGTGCAGCTACATCCA ATGGTGATTGGCCAGCAGTCGAGCGGCAGCAGTAACCTGACGGAGCTCCAGGTGGTCAACCTGGACGCAGCACACAACTCAAAGTGA